In Eschrichtius robustus isolate mEscRob2 chromosome 2, mEscRob2.pri, whole genome shotgun sequence, a single window of DNA contains:
- the TIMM13 gene encoding mitochondrial import inner membrane translocase subunit Tim13 isoform X2 produces the protein MEGGFGSDFGSSGGGKLDPGLIMEQVKVQIAVANAQELLQRMTDKCFRKCIGKPGGSLDNSEQKCIAMCMDRYMDAWNTVSRAYNSRLQRERANM, from the exons ATGGAGGGTGGCTTCGGCTCGGATTTCGGGAGCTCCGGCGGCGGGAAGCTGGACCCCGGGCTTATCATGGAGCAGGTGAAGGTGCAGATCGCCGTGGCCAACGCGCAAGAGCTGCTGCAG AGGATGACGGACAAGTGCTTCCGGAAGTGCATCGGGAAGCCGGGGGGCTCCCTGGACAATTCGGAGCAG AAGTGCATCGCCATGTGCATGGACCGCTACATGGACGCCTGGAACACCGTGTCCCGTGCTTATAACTCGCGGCTGCAGCGGGAACGAGCCAACATGTGA